Part of the Lolium rigidum isolate FL_2022 chromosome 6, APGP_CSIRO_Lrig_0.1, whole genome shotgun sequence genome, CgtctctgtcggcttcttcgtcacCAAGCTTGGGAAACTCGATTcgattcgggtccttcgagtttactccgcaTAACGAATCATCTCGCCCGAACTTTTCTGATGCCAATGGGAGTGCCAAACTTTTGAAGATATCCGGCGCTAGAAATGTAGGGCATAACCCATCAAGCCAATGGGAGTGCCAAACTTTTGACTTTTGCTCTAAGAATAAGGGAACTGAGAAAAAAAAAGAGCTGGCTTGGCCCATGAATGGTATGGCAATCTATATTTCCGGCTGAGGGGGAGTGACGGCAGCATAGAAGAGATACATATCCTCCTCCGAGCAAGGGATTCCAAGGCCCATCAAAAGTTTGTCAATGTCCTTCCAAGTGTGCCAAGGCCAACGAAAGCAACAAAGCCCTTGCGACTTTGTCCAACTTTAGGATCCTTAGACCTCTTTTTGGCCTACAAACTGTGGAGGTACCCACCCATAGGGAGGCGCGTTCAAATTTCTTAATAGCATGTACCGTTGGGGGGTGGGGGCTCACGAGCGTGGTGAAGTGGTAAATAACTTGTAGAAACAGATTTAATCCAAGTGCATCTTCCGGCCACCCTCACATGCTTGCCCAAGCTGATGGGCATCTTGGAATTAACTTTTTCCTCCAAGAATTGAAAGTCAACACGGCCTGGTCAGTGGCAATCTTGAGGAGCTGCTGAATAGGGTCAATGATGACATCGAAGAGCAAGGGCGAGAGTGGATCCCTTTGCTGAAGGGAGATCTGAACTTTAACCTGCATGAAATTTACCCCTTCGGTGAATCAAGCAGTCTATGACTATGAGTAATATGAATGGCATGTATGGAGTTTGCATACAAGAGACAGGAAAAGTTGGGGCCTATGTGCTCTGGATTCTGGAGGGGGCAAGGACCAGCAGGCTGAAGATGACGGTCCTGTCCAGGCAACACAGCGATGAGGCGTCCAGAAAGGAAAGCAACACCACAACTGAAAACAACTCCGCTACTGTTTCACACTGCAAAAGGTCCCTGTTTACGAACAATACAAGGTCTGAACCTGATGCTGCCCACACTGTACAGCCATGTTCTCCATCTTGCACTCTTAGAAACAATCCAAATtggacaagttcatgaagagttcAAGCAAAAGTATCATGCATGGCAGATCACGAAGAGAGACACCGACATGGAAACATAACCTGCATAAAAAAGAGAGTGCGAAGCCATAAACAGCAACGCCATGTTCATTTCCACTGAATGAGCTGCGCATGCATGACAACTGACACTACACTGGAAGCGGCTAGCAGAGCGCTGCTTCGCAGATAGACAGGCATGCGGCAAGAGGCGAGACCTGCTCATCAATATGGCTTCACTGACTCGCCCTCACACTCCCAGGCTTTGCGCATCACGCATGCCCCATCACCTGCCGGGTCATGGCTGTTTCAGAGAAGGATGGGCCAGCTCCCACAAGAGGAAACCTATATCTTGGCCCATCACAAGCTCTGCTGCAACCAAAATCAGCGAGGCACTGGTCACTGGTCAGACCAACTATTAATATTGGTGCGACAGGCTACCAGTGTGCAGTAGCTGCCTCGCATCACTTGCATAGGCAGGACAGCACGACTGGCATTGATGGAGAGTGCCACGAGAAACAAAATCGTATACAGCTGAGCTTGTCTCTCGAGACCTAAGAGGAAAATACTTGGTGGATATTGAGCACAAAAAAGGATAGCTTAGGATATTCAAGGGCTCAAGGCAATGAAATTTCTTATCTGACAGAGTGTCTGACGGTAATGCAAGGATAAGTTTCATACATCCAGTGCAAGGGCGAGGTGGAGATTCAGATAAAACAGGGTGAAAGATTGTACATCATGTGATGTTTTTCAACAAAGAAATGATTTATAACATGGGATACAATGATCACAGACAAGTGTGATTCAGTAGATACGGCATTCCAAATAGTATCAATCCGATGGCATGAGGCAATTACAAACAATTGCATCAAGCTCCAAAGATAATAAATAATAAGAGAGGCAGAGACTAGTGCAACAAAACTTGCATGACGTTACAAAAAAAAGACAAAGGCACAAATTAAGTGGTAATATCCAGCCGAGGCTCGAAGCAAAAACCAGTGAAAAGCTGGAGAGGAAACTTTCTGCTCACAGGGCATTTTGCTGACCACTTCCACTGCTTCTGCTTCATGTCAAATGTAAGCAAAGCAGTTGCACCATAGCTTTGGATGTAGACAAGATCGTCCGTGCCGCTGCTAGAGAAAACATCATCGAACTCGCCAAATCCTTGGAAGAACTTGTGAGGCATTCGAGCTACCTCTTGCCATTGTTTCTTGTCGAGCTCCCATATACCGATCCCCTTAATGATATCAGGTCTATTGTGTTTAGCAATCCCACCAACCATTACCAGCTTCTCTCTTAGGTTTAGTAGACGTCCGCAGGTGAGAGAACAAGGTACTGGGATTGACGATTGCATTAATGAGGCTTCAGAAGGTCCGGCAACAAGATCAAGCATGATAAGTCTATGACGGGGATTAACATTGCCAAGAACACCAGTGGACTGGATTAAGCAGTACAAGACTCCACCACATATCACACTATCGTCGCCCCCTCTCCAACCAATCAGCACCTCCTTCCTGGCAATTACCCATGAACTACTCCACGAGTCATACTTGTATATAGAGAAATTCCATTGGACATAATCCTCAGCTACCTGCTTGGATGTTGCTAATGTAATAGTGTAATTATGAGACACCCGATCTACCATTATGGCAATGGTACTGTAATCTGGTAACTTTGCACCTGGAGGCTCCAAAAGCCTCTTCCAATCTTTCGTGATAGGGTTACATACAGAAATGATGTTTCTGGTGTCATTATCCATGAAGCAAACTAGTCCACATGAAGAAGAGACAAAACAGCTGCTCTTATCAATGCATTGAAGCTCTAAATCATACCATTTACGGAGGATGGGGTCATAAGCATACCCAGAAGAAGTCTCATTACAGGTGAACATGAAGTACCATGGCCTCTGAGGCAACATGTGAGTCCAAAGAAACCTGCTTGAGTTGATAATACCATGCCATCTCTTGCATACTGCTGTTGACCGTATCATGCTTGCTATTGGCAAGAAGGTGAAAATTTTCTCCAGGATATCATCAGGAACAACAATGTCTAATGAACATGGGAGTTCTTGTTCTCCGTTGATAGCCTCTGAAACAACTTGAAAGTTGAATGCAGGAACTCTAGTGCGCTCAAATGAATGAGCCTCCCAAGACGAATCATCTTCCATGAGACCAGACATCAGAATATGCAGCTAGAGAGATGGCCTGAAAAACAAGAGATATGTTCTTATACAAATAGTTCCAAATATTTTCATTATAAGTGAAAACAGCATTTAAAAATTATTATTACTAATTTGAAGCAGCTTATCTGCTATAtttatcagaaaaatgagatattCCTCTAATAATGTTACAGTCGGTGTAATAAAAGAAAATATATGAACTGCAAGTTTCTATTGGGCGAGTGCCTTGTATGTATAGCACCACTATGAAAGCTTCTACAGAAACCATATGATGGCATAAAAAAACCATTACATTATAATGCAGAACCATGATGCTACTTCACTACCCTTTCATAATCAGCACATGATATGCACCCGAGAAGAATATATGGGCGTCCAATATataaaacgttgaccaacgggggaatgatccctcccttgccTATACGTTGTTAGGATGATAACCCGGTTTAAAGTTCGCCCACCGTGCGAAATTACCGcgagatggggattcgaacccgggtgggcatCGAATATATTATGTACTGTTTAAATCATTAGAGAGATTGTGTTACTTTACGGATGGAACAGTTATATGGAACATatgtcaaatgcaacattttcacGTCCCTTAAGACCAAAACAGCTATTTGAATCCAAGCCCCAACAGGGTTTTCTAAGATCTTAGATGTATCTGTAGGAGGACGCCTAGCAGGATAGCAACATCGCCTAAACAATGATAGCTTTCATCAAAACCTTGCCATGCATGTTTGTTCTAGTATGTGTGGCGTCGCTGCCGGCTGGCCCAGGGAGCCTCCATCGTGGCGGATCTGGAGCCCCAGGCTCCAATCCCTGAGTCTGGCCAGGTCGGCGGTGCGGCGGTTGCGGCGTCGTCGGTTGGAGAGGTGGTGGATTGGGTGGTTGTGCTGCTGGCCCAGATCGATCCATCTTGGATCCGTTGGTGCTTGGCAGCGGCAGGGAGGCGGTGTTGTGGCGCTCTTGGTTGCGGATGTGCGGTTGCAGGTCGTCGCCTGGCAGCTCGGGTGGTTCGAGGTGAAGGATcctgggagaaatccttgtccggGCTTTGGTTCGGACTGGCGACGGCGACACCTGTGGGTGCCGTTGACTTTCTTGGAAGCGTCGTTCAGGGCTCCTCTCGTCACCTCGGAGTTCTGCCTCCGGAGGGAAACCTCAGATTCTTGGGATCGGATGATGGAGGCGCTTCTGCGTCTCTCTCCCTGTTGAGGGCATCGTCTCGGAGTGGGCTTCGTCCTGGGGACTCGAGGATGGATGGTTGCTGAGTTGCCTTGCTGGGGGCGCTACGGGCAGTTTGGCAACGATGAGGCGTCAAGCAGAGTTTGGGTCGCGGCTTGGGCTTCGATTGCCGACGGGTCTTCCCGTGCTTCACTGTGGAGCTGTGGAGTCGGAGCTGCGGTGGAGGGTGCCCCTGCGGCAACGATGACTAGCAACCGGTGGTGTGGAGGATGATTCGGTCGGCGCAAGCCCAGCATAGTTCTCTTGTGATGCTCGACGGCCAAGTCGGAGCTGTCTCTCGTTGGCGTGTGTGGCCGACTGTTGGCTTTTGGCCAGGTCGGTCGGGGGTTTGTGCCCAATATTGTCATCTCCCATGACGAAATTGGTGCATTTGTATCGGTTTTTGGCCGGTTTTCCCGTTAATAAATCGGCCGTCTTCTTCTTtatcaatgaaaatggcaagtctttgccttgtttcaaaaaaaaaaaaactattgctCAATATAATTGCCCAAACGCAAATAGTGGAGGATGAAGCCTAATTGGAAAATAAGCAAGTACAAACATGACCTTTGCATCATAAGAACAGAATGTAGAAAGAAACCCAGGGAGATTCCTATCCTAACCACTTCTAATCAGTTCCAACCATCCGTCGTGATATCATTGCCCCCAAATGTAAGTAAAATCATATGAGATTAGAAAAAGGAAGTAAGGATCACCAGAATCCCGATCCCGACAAAATGGAGACCCGTGGCAAAACCACATGGGGCTTTATTTGTTCCTATCGTTattttttgtttcaaaataatAATTTTTAGATTAGATATAAAATATAATATTCGTGACATAAACCATTGGTGGAATGTTAAAATGTTATGGCATGAATATCAAACTACTCATACGTGAcaataagaagaaaaaaaatgtacTGTTTCATTCGTACTCATTTAGCGAGAGAGGACATTTAGAACTTAGGTGCCATAATATGGACcaaatgtttgaaaccaaaatttATTTGTAAGTTTTGAAAATTATGAAAAAAGATTCAAATATTTATCTTATATATGTTGAAcatagaaagattttattctcaaACAGTAGACCACAAGTCCATCCGCCGAATAAATATGTATTCTAACACCGTGGTACAGAGGCAAGTGCAAAGCAAACTACAAGAATGAAAGGATAACACGATTAATGTTTTTTTTGTAAGCAAGATTTGAGGACTAATGCGGATTAGTGCTAATTGAATAGACAGTGTAGGAAAACGTGGTCGCGGTCGCCATTGGCCTCGGCTTTCCGTCGACAGAACAGTTGGCCGAATGGGCCAATGAGCTTATTATGGTAACTTTGGCCCCTGAACAGCTGAACTTAGAGACAAATACGACCCAGGCAGGGGCCAGCTTCCCCTCTGCCCCTTCAGCACCGGGGCTACCGGCTACCACCAAGGCAGCAAAGACACAGATTGAGATAGAAGCGAAAGAAACAAGAACCCGCGGTACATACCTAGAATCCGATGGATCGGCTCGGCATTTCTTGAAGTTTCTCTATCGCTGTTCTTGCCAATGTCAACGTGCGGCGATTCGGGCGGAAGTACTCCAATCCACAGGTAACGGGAGAAAGGAGACTCCGGAGGCGGAGAGAGAGAGGAACTGAGGAAGGAGCAGGAACGGACCCCAAGTGTTCGCCTACTTTGATACTGAGAGAAGGATTGGAATGGAAGGTGGCGACTGGTGAGGCGATGGGAGTGGGTTTATTGTTTCTTTACAGGAGGCGGCGGAGAGATGTGGAGGTGACGGCGGCTCTGTCTCCCCgggctaagagcatccccactcgttggcgctccccacgcccaaatccggacgaaactaccgccggattggacgaaattaagtcgtggggagtaccatatttccagtcgtccacccggagttcggcggatagagtttaaattcaaacaaatcgccgtcccgcgctacaagtacgggcagttgatcggcaaaaggagcaaaaggatcagccacggatcggcgatcggagggaaattacacggagacagagCTCGTCGgcggtcccggccggcacggcggtgtccgacggaccagtttcctcacacgccgaagcggctgcggcgggcgacgatgaagcagcggcggcagtggacgtcgaagcagccgcagtcgacgaggttgatggtgaggtagacgaggtaggagccggcggagacgacgtagtggctcggaggatgtcgttgcggtggccctggtaccaattcctcgtctcctcgtccatcatttccatgtcgccgccgcccatgaggaacgccaagtccgtgttcctcttcttcgccgccaccgtcgtcttcggcgaggcgatccgggcgccttggttggcgagcatctcccgccacctgccgtcgaacttgtcgttcctcccgtcggcgtgcgatctcaagtcggcccagcacttgtcgatcgacgcccgcatcccgtcggcgggattgtccgtccttTTGAGCTCTTCTCGCTTCTTCCGGCCGagctcgggcgcccttccgccgcgcaagccggcggagcgtcggggttgtactgctcggtcttgcttttcgagagggacgtgcgaacttccttccacttctcgcacttctcgaggcgggcgtagacgttgaggaacttgaactgcaggccggtgtcgtccgtgtacatgtccaaagctcggcgaaGCTGcggaaaaagagcacggcgatacgggtcggttaacgacgatgtacctcggtggtgtAGGGCCGGCGGATCATACCCTTTGCTCCATGTCGTGGCCGccgatcggccgtttgtcgatctcctcccgtacgccgtgccatttgctgcacgccgtccgcatgatcccccaatgggtggccattgccttgtctccccggtacacgttcatgttcgtcttgttgaagtagggatcgacgagcttgcgttcctcgtacgcctgcctcactcgaaaccggtatgtgtcgaacgaccgattggccccgattatgccgttcgtggacacggtcatccaagcttcggcgaggcactcctcttccttcggcgtccatttgatacgcggttcggcaggtggcgagtccttcttcctcttcttcttccccttcgacgaggttGGCGCCGGCTTcgcttggctcttcttcttcctcgccttct contains:
- the LOC124668648 gene encoding F-box/kelch-repeat protein At3g61590-like — translated: MSGLMEDDSSWEAHSFERTRVPAFNFQVVSEAINGEQELPCSLDIVVPDDILEKIFTFLPIASMIRSTAVCKRWHGIINSSRFLWTHMLPQRPWYFMFTCNETSSGYAYDPILRKWYDLELQCIDKSSCFVSSSCGLVCFMDNDTRNIISVCNPITKDWKRLLEPPGAKLPDYSTIAIMVDRVSHNYTITLATSKQVAEDYVQWNFSIYKYDSWSSSWVIARKEVLIGWRGGDDSVICGGVLYCLIQSTGVLGNVNPRHRLIMLDLVAGPSEASLMQSSIPVPCSLTCGRLLNLREKLVMVGGIAKHNRPDIIKGIGIWELDKKQWQEVARMPHKFFQGFGEFDDVFSSSGTDDLVYIQSYGATALLTFDMKQKQWKWSAKCPVSRKFPLQLFTGFCFEPRLDITT